One region of Halohasta litchfieldiae genomic DNA includes:
- a CDS encoding pyridoxamine 5'-phosphate oxidase family protein translates to MDPTGAWDRAETEAFLERETIPIRLSCRTKGDDLWMLSLWYRYRDGALWCATSAEADVVDYLSHDDRVAFEISTNEPPYKGVRGNGTASVDSDPDKDLLKTLLERYLGGTDSPLAKRLLSPDRDEVRIRIDPDRVYTWDFSHRMAGSVPERE, encoded by the coding sequence ATGGACCCAACTGGCGCATGGGACCGCGCCGAAACCGAGGCGTTTCTCGAACGCGAGACGATCCCAATTCGGCTTTCTTGCCGTACGAAGGGTGACGATCTGTGGATGCTCTCGCTGTGGTATCGCTACCGCGACGGCGCGCTGTGGTGTGCAACCAGCGCCGAGGCCGACGTCGTCGACTACCTCTCGCACGACGACCGGGTGGCCTTCGAAATATCGACCAACGAACCGCCATACAAAGGTGTTCGGGGCAACGGGACGGCAAGCGTCGACTCTGACCCTGATAAAGACCTTTTAAAAACACTGCTCGAACGCTATCTCGGCGGAACTGATTCGCCGCTGGCCAAGCGACTGCTGTCGCCCGACCGTGACGAAGTGCGAATTCGGATCGATCCCGACCGCGTGTATACGTGGGATTTCAGCCACCGCATGGCCGGATCGGTTCCTGAAAGGGAGTAA
- a CDS encoding ABC transporter ATP-binding protein, whose protein sequence is MADEHGGFEDIRGNVDGHPMVSLVRYAFRYWPRLLTGVTTAVITRFARLMPALIVAAAIDRVVLNEGDPGLLTDVGLLPTGDIVGEAARLAFLQRLVVIAAIAYLIRSVTRFASRYLLQSMAQKVQRDLRNDAYDHLQQLSMKFFVDHQTGGMLSILNSDINRLERFLNSEFRQLIRVVATVTGITIILWRVSPKLAAIALFPVPIIGLASAGFLTWIEPRYKSIRETVSRLNSRLENNIAGVDVIKSFDRYRFEHDRVATQSERYHDEQIKALRLRRGFFAALRLMTGVAFVAILYIGGRDIILLGDAGALSTGSFALFFLYLRRLYSPMRRIGRSANRYQQAKSSAERVFGLLGQTSTISDPDDPYLPETIAGDIEFDDVTFSYGDREPVISNVSLDIEAGETIGLAGETGAGKSTLTRLVPRFYDVDSGAVRVDDVDVREYARQSLRSGVAIVGQSPYLFSGTVAENIAYGDREVLDRLRNGEDVPEAVVDAADAAEADRFIDDLPKGYRTEIGERGVKLSGGQRQRLAIARAILNDPAIIILDEATSDVDTETEKHIQESLTRLIADRTALVIAHRLSTIRDSDRIVVMDDGEVIEQGTHDELVGSSGAYADLWGAQVDDEPALVD, encoded by the coding sequence ATGGCTGACGAACACGGTGGGTTCGAAGACATTCGAGGGAACGTCGACGGACACCCGATGGTCAGTCTCGTTCGGTACGCATTCCGCTACTGGCCACGGTTGCTGACCGGCGTCACCACCGCTGTCATCACACGATTTGCGCGACTGATGCCCGCGTTGATCGTCGCGGCAGCCATCGACCGAGTGGTCCTCAATGAGGGCGACCCCGGACTGCTGACCGATGTCGGCCTGCTTCCGACCGGTGACATCGTCGGCGAGGCAGCCCGACTGGCGTTCCTCCAGCGGCTCGTCGTTATCGCCGCTATCGCATATCTGATTCGCTCTGTGACCCGGTTTGCCTCACGGTATCTCCTGCAGTCGATGGCCCAAAAAGTCCAGCGCGACCTCCGAAACGATGCCTACGACCACCTCCAGCAGCTCTCGATGAAGTTTTTCGTCGACCATCAGACCGGCGGGATGCTGTCTATTCTCAACAGCGATATCAACCGCCTCGAACGCTTTTTAAATAGTGAGTTTCGCCAACTCATCAGGGTCGTCGCAACGGTGACCGGAATTACGATCATTCTGTGGAGAGTTTCGCCAAAGCTTGCAGCAATTGCCCTGTTTCCGGTGCCGATCATTGGGTTGGCCAGCGCGGGATTCCTCACGTGGATCGAACCCCGATACAAATCTATTCGGGAGACCGTTTCACGATTGAATTCGAGATTGGAAAACAACATCGCGGGCGTCGACGTCATCAAATCCTTTGACCGCTACCGGTTCGAACACGACCGGGTGGCAACTCAAAGCGAACGCTACCACGACGAACAGATCAAGGCGCTTCGGCTCCGGCGCGGCTTTTTTGCGGCACTCCGACTGATGACCGGGGTCGCCTTCGTTGCAATCCTCTACATCGGCGGCCGAGACATCATCCTGCTCGGTGACGCTGGCGCGCTGTCGACCGGTTCGTTCGCGCTGTTCTTCCTCTATCTCCGGCGGCTCTACTCGCCGATGCGGCGGATCGGTCGGTCGGCCAACCGCTACCAGCAGGCCAAATCCAGCGCCGAACGCGTCTTCGGTCTGCTCGGGCAGACGTCGACAATTTCCGACCCCGATGATCCGTACCTGCCCGAGACCATCGCGGGCGATATCGAGTTCGACGATGTGACGTTCTCGTATGGCGACCGCGAACCCGTGATCTCCAACGTCTCGCTGGATATCGAGGCCGGAGAGACGATTGGCCTCGCTGGCGAGACCGGCGCGGGGAAATCAACGCTCACTCGGCTTGTTCCCCGGTTCTACGATGTCGACTCCGGCGCGGTGCGAGTCGACGATGTCGACGTCCGGGAGTATGCCCGACAGAGCCTCCGGAGCGGGGTCGCCATCGTCGGCCAGTCGCCGTATCTGTTCTCGGGGACGGTTGCCGAAAACATCGCTTACGGCGACCGCGAGGTGCTCGATAGGCTCCGCAACGGTGAAGACGTGCCCGAGGCAGTCGTCGACGCAGCCGACGCCGCCGAGGCCGACCGGTTCATCGATGACCTCCCCAAAGGGTACCGAACCGAGATCGGCGAACGCGGCGTGAAGCTTTCGGGCGGCCAACGCCAGCGACTTGCCATCGCGCGGGCGATTCTCAACGATCCCGCGATCATCATTCTCGACGAGGCCACGAGCGACGTCGACACCGAGACGGAAAAACACATCCAGGAGAGCCTCACTCGCCTCATTGCTGACCGAACTGCGCTGGTGATCGCCCACCGGCTGTCGACGATCCGCGATTCGGATCGGATCGTCGTCATGGACGACGGCGAGGTTATCGAACAGGGAACCCACGACGAACTGGTCGGGAGTTCGGGAGCCTACGCCGATCTCTGGGGCGCGCAGGTCGACGACGAGCCAGCTCTTGTCGACTAA
- a CDS encoding esterase/lipase family protein — MFSLGISQSARYQQAMFDLCFSDTESTDRRSDHPSDRVDDAQLPWETAGQYGGWGGHEWFGTAPGTTQVPVVFVHGNQCDASDWTETCEQFIEAGYRGDDLWAITFAESTPTHAEMAAQLDEFVAELRSDTGAESVMVVAHSLGVTGVRYWLSERDRYDWVETFVGLAGANHGVSWATLCCKSGLDSGPFQVSGFLRDDYDRYTNHPLSELNDNETPGEIDYYTIRGRYDSLFWVDQASPRLDGAVENVVLPTDHNGVRDSAAAVERIFSWVTPDACGA; from the coding sequence GTGTTCAGTCTCGGGATCTCTCAGTCGGCTCGGTATCAACAGGCGATGTTCGATCTCTGTTTTAGCGACACTGAGAGTACGGACCGTCGCTCCGACCACCCGTCAGATCGGGTCGACGATGCACAACTGCCGTGGGAGACAGCCGGGCAGTATGGCGGCTGGGGCGGCCACGAGTGGTTCGGGACGGCCCCCGGAACGACACAGGTTCCCGTTGTCTTCGTTCATGGCAATCAGTGCGATGCCTCGGACTGGACCGAGACCTGCGAGCAGTTCATAGAGGCGGGCTATCGAGGAGACGATCTGTGGGCGATTACGTTTGCCGAGTCGACGCCAACCCACGCGGAGATGGCAGCCCAACTCGACGAGTTCGTCGCTGAACTCCGCTCGGACACCGGTGCAGAATCGGTAATGGTGGTTGCCCACAGTCTCGGCGTGACCGGCGTCCGCTACTGGCTCTCCGAGCGTGACCGCTACGACTGGGTCGAGACGTTCGTCGGGTTGGCTGGGGCCAATCACGGCGTCTCGTGGGCCACACTCTGCTGTAAGTCCGGACTCGACAGTGGCCCGTTTCAGGTGAGCGGCTTTCTCAGAGACGACTACGACCGCTACACCAACCATCCACTCTCGGAACTCAACGACAACGAGACGCCCGGAGAGATCGATTACTACACGATCCGTGGCCGGTACGATTCGCTGTTTTGGGTCGATCAGGCGAGTCCACGGCTTGATGGCGCGGTCGAAAACGTTGTTCTTCCAACAGACCACAACGGAGTCAGAGACTCCGCTGCGGCTGTCGAACGGATATTTTCGTGGGTCACTCCCGATGCGTGTGGGGCCTAA
- the tgtA gene encoding tRNA guanosine(15) transglycosylase TgtA, with protein sequence MRDHFEIRDADGAGRIGRLDVPRAGRTVETPALLPVINPNMLTIEPSRLESEFGVDILITNSYIIRQTESLRQQALNDGLHELLNFDGAVMTDSGSFQLSEYGDIDVTTEEILKFQHEIGSDIGTPVDIPTPPDVSREQAQSDLEITEQALADAESLDLGEMLINAPVQGSTYPDLREEAGRHAAATDLDVFPIGAVVPMMNNYRYDDLVHTVAAAKRGLSVDCPVHLFGAGHPMMLALAVALGCDLFDSAAYALYARAGRYLTVSGTQQLDDLDYFPCSCPICVTHTPEEIRQQNDDERERLLAEHNLHVTFEELRRIKQAIRSGNLLELVDRRARGHPSMYDGYRALLDHADQLEREDPVSKGTFFYTSPESARRPEVLRHHERLDRLSTPDRLLLTEAGAPGSDEYDAAWRVVPPFGPFPRELSESYPFTAAVPDRPDRGGQIAAAEGVRRLVETNPNTEFTLAVEAWHADAIEEIPDRVTVESMKDVREGFGTE encoded by the coding sequence ATGCGCGATCATTTCGAGATTCGGGATGCCGACGGTGCCGGGCGGATCGGCAGACTCGACGTCCCACGGGCGGGCCGCACGGTCGAAACCCCGGCTCTCCTCCCCGTTATCAACCCCAATATGCTCACTATCGAGCCCTCGCGGCTCGAATCCGAGTTCGGCGTCGACATCCTCATCACCAACTCCTACATCATCCGCCAAACCGAGAGCCTCCGCCAACAGGCCCTCAACGACGGCCTTCACGAACTGCTGAATTTCGATGGCGCGGTCATGACTGACTCGGGCTCGTTTCAGCTCTCGGAGTACGGCGACATCGACGTGACGACCGAAGAAATCCTGAAGTTCCAACACGAGATCGGCTCCGACATCGGCACGCCGGTCGACATCCCCACGCCGCCGGATGTAAGCCGCGAGCAGGCCCAGTCGGATCTCGAAATCACTGAGCAGGCACTGGCTGATGCCGAGAGTCTCGATCTCGGCGAGATGCTGATCAACGCCCCCGTTCAGGGGTCGACGTATCCCGACCTCCGCGAAGAGGCCGGTCGACACGCCGCCGCGACCGATCTCGACGTGTTCCCGATTGGAGCGGTGGTTCCAATGATGAACAACTACCGCTACGACGATCTTGTACATACAGTCGCAGCAGCCAAACGTGGGCTGAGTGTCGACTGTCCGGTCCACCTTTTCGGCGCGGGCCACCCGATGATGCTCGCGCTAGCGGTCGCGCTGGGCTGTGACCTGTTTGACTCGGCGGCCTACGCATTGTACGCCCGCGCGGGCCGATACCTGACCGTCTCGGGCACCCAACAGCTGGATGATCTCGACTACTTCCCCTGCTCGTGTCCGATCTGTGTCACCCATACGCCCGAGGAGATCCGGCAGCAAAACGACGACGAACGCGAGCGACTGCTGGCCGAACACAATCTCCACGTCACCTTCGAGGAGCTTCGCCGAATCAAGCAGGCGATCCGGAGCGGGAACCTGCTCGAACTGGTCGACCGTCGCGCTCGCGGCCACCCTTCGATGTACGATGGCTACCGTGCCCTGCTGGATCACGCCGACCAACTCGAACGCGAGGACCCCGTCTCGAAAGGCACCTTCTTCTACACTTCGCCCGAAAGCGCCCGTCGACCCGAGGTCCTGCGCCACCACGAGCGGCTTGATCGGTTGTCGACGCCCGACCGGCTCCTGCTGACCGAGGCCGGGGCCCCCGGCTCTGATGAGTACGACGCCGCATGGCGCGTTGTCCCGCCGTTTGGTCCGTTTCCCCGCGAACTCTCCGAAAGCTATCCGTTTACCGCGGCTGTCCCTGACCGCCCCGACCGGGGCGGACAGATCGCGGCTGCCGAGGGGGTTCGGCGGCTCGTCGAGACCAACCCTAACACCGAGTTCACACTCGCAGTCGAAGCGTGGCATGCCGATGCCATCGAAGAGATTCCGGACCGAGTAACGGTCGAATCGATGAAAGACGTCCGCGAAGGGTTCGGTACTGAGTAA
- a CDS encoding NUDIX hydrolase, with product MTNDSLEWETKATEIDYRCPGFDIRRDAVELPDGTVTDYHYVDESPAVVILPLTPDGDVVVIEEWRQAVDSVNRGLPAGSVEGEEDLFDAARRELREETGYEAGSLEHLLTTEPSNGIANSVHHHFVAHDCEPTAEQELDDNESIRVDVTDYDEYLASVVDDELDDGRAALAVTHYELTHR from the coding sequence ATGACCAACGACTCGCTCGAATGGGAGACCAAGGCAACGGAGATTGACTACCGCTGTCCGGGATTCGATATCCGTCGCGATGCGGTCGAACTCCCCGACGGCACCGTCACCGACTACCACTACGTCGACGAGTCACCAGCCGTGGTTATCCTCCCCCTAACACCCGACGGCGATGTGGTCGTCATCGAGGAGTGGCGACAGGCCGTCGACAGCGTTAACCGCGGGCTGCCGGCCGGCTCGGTCGAAGGCGAGGAGGATCTGTTCGATGCCGCTCGGCGGGAACTCCGCGAAGAAACTGGCTACGAAGCAGGCAGTCTCGAACACCTGCTAACGACTGAACCATCGAACGGGATCGCCAACTCGGTTCACCACCATTTCGTCGCCCACGACTGCGAGCCGACTGCCGAGCAGGAACTCGACGACAACGAGTCTATTCGCGTCGACGTGACTGACTACGACGAGTATCTCGCCAGTGTCGTCGACGACGAACTCGACGACGGACGGGCCGCACTCGCCGTTACCCACTACGAACTCACTCACCGGTGA
- a CDS encoding CHY zinc finger protein encodes MTTECRRRLTPEQRLVVGLAVDDQTRCAHYHTDRDVIAVQFPCCETYYPCFECHAACVDHDAVQWPRDRFDEPAVLCGVCGSELSVRTYLDCEHQCPDCGTAFNPGCRRHADRYFAVDETVTTDSDR; translated from the coding sequence ATGACGACCGAGTGTCGACGTCGACTGACACCGGAACAGCGCCTCGTCGTGGGACTCGCGGTCGACGACCAAACCCGGTGTGCCCACTACCACACCGACCGCGACGTGATCGCGGTTCAGTTCCCCTGTTGTGAGACTTATTACCCCTGTTTCGAGTGTCACGCCGCCTGTGTCGACCACGACGCCGTACAGTGGCCCCGCGACCGATTTGACGAACCAGCGGTACTCTGTGGCGTCTGTGGCAGCGAACTCAGTGTCCGAACGTATCTCGACTGCGAGCATCAGTGTCCGGACTGTGGAACAGCGTTCAACCCGGGCTGTCGACGCCACGCCGACCGCTATTTCGCGGTCGACGAAACCGTCACGACGGATTCGGACCGGTGA
- a CDS encoding PAS domain-containing sensor histidine kinase encodes MNTNDTQSSDRFQQLFEQLNDAVVEFALVDDEPIVRDVNCTFVTIFGYDAEEAIGEPLNELIVPSSEQAEAENFDQRTADGESNAAVVRRATVDGNRTFVYRGVAYAEDCGFAIYSDITEEMQRERYLDVLQRVVRHNLRNDLNIVLGVADTILERTDDSQITAAATTIKQTAEGLARLSEEAKIVDSVLGEQTTVEPTPLRPIVKTVLTEYQQQFETATISVNLPADLSVAADKRLYTLLRSLVDNALVHNDAPTPKVNIRVTTAASEVQLEVLDNGPGIPDAEQAIVLGAAEITPLNHGSGLGLWLVKWITDSYGAEVEIETSDSGSLVRVRLDRTDSPPS; translated from the coding sequence GTGAATACGAATGATACACAGAGTAGCGATCGATTCCAACAGCTGTTCGAACAACTCAACGACGCGGTCGTCGAGTTCGCGCTCGTCGACGACGAGCCGATAGTCCGTGATGTCAACTGTACATTCGTGACAATATTCGGCTACGATGCCGAGGAGGCAATCGGCGAGCCACTCAACGAGTTGATCGTTCCCTCAAGCGAGCAGGCCGAAGCCGAGAACTTCGACCAACGAACCGCAGACGGGGAGTCAAACGCAGCCGTCGTCAGGCGGGCCACCGTCGACGGCAACCGAACGTTTGTCTACCGTGGCGTGGCGTACGCCGAAGATTGTGGGTTCGCAATCTACTCCGATATTACCGAAGAGATGCAGCGTGAACGCTATCTCGATGTGCTCCAGCGGGTAGTCCGGCACAACCTTCGGAACGACCTCAATATCGTTCTCGGGGTCGCCGATACAATCCTCGAAAGGACCGATGATAGCCAGATCACCGCAGCCGCAACGACGATCAAACAGACTGCTGAGGGTCTCGCGCGGCTCAGCGAGGAGGCGAAGATCGTCGACAGCGTGCTTGGCGAGCAAACAACGGTCGAACCAACCCCACTGCGGCCTATCGTGAAGACTGTCCTCACGGAGTATCAACAGCAGTTCGAGACGGCAACGATCAGTGTCAATCTGCCAGCGGACCTCTCAGTCGCCGCTGACAAACGACTCTACACGCTACTTCGAAGCCTCGTCGATAACGCCCTCGTCCACAACGATGCTCCGACACCGAAGGTAAACATCCGCGTGACGACAGCCGCCTCGGAGGTCCAGCTCGAAGTCCTCGATAACGGACCGGGGATTCCAGACGCCGAACAGGCTATCGTGTTGGGCGCAGCCGAGATCACCCCACTGAACCACGGTAGCGGCCTCGGCCTCTGGCTCGTCAAATGGATCACCGACAGCTACGGTGCGGAGGTCGAAATCGAAACCTCCGACAGCGGGAGCCTCGTCCGTGTGCGACTCGACCGAACTGATAGTCCACCATCGTAA
- a CDS encoding universal stress protein produces the protein MTIFVVATNSVHTSAAICDYLGDRVDDGDTVHAINSHLDEASATDDELRDGEDALNGIYSRLGAMTTVETHQFVRGNVPAEDILSFAETVEADEIVLGVRKPTSTSKVAIGSVTEQVLLHSSRPMAVVPRELE, from the coding sequence ATGACGATATTCGTGGTCGCAACGAACTCGGTTCACACGAGTGCAGCGATCTGTGACTATCTCGGTGATCGAGTCGACGATGGCGACACCGTCCACGCGATCAACTCACATCTCGACGAGGCGTCGGCAACCGACGACGAACTCCGGGACGGCGAGGACGCGCTCAACGGGATCTACTCGCGGCTCGGCGCGATGACGACCGTCGAAACCCACCAGTTTGTTCGGGGCAACGTCCCGGCCGAAGACATCCTCTCGTTTGCCGAAACGGTTGAGGCCGACGAGATCGTCCTTGGTGTCAGGAAACCGACGTCGACGAGCAAGGTCGCTATCGGCAGCGTCACCGAACAGGTGTTGCTCCACTCGAGTCGACCGATGGCGGTTGTTCCACGCGAACTGGAGTAA
- the pyrF gene encoding orotidine-5'-phosphate decarboxylase has translation MATAFFDRLADRIATVDSVVSVGLDTDPTRIPDHLQDKDLPQWAFNRRIIDATHEHAACYKPNAAFYESADGWRSLRETIAYAHGKDVPVLLDAKRADIGNTTRQYAKVLEEVDAITVNPYMGRDSLQPFLDRADKGVFILCRTSNPGREDLQDLELDSGEALYKRVAALADLWNTHGNVGLVVGATGPDELETIRQSVPDLPFLVPGVGAQGGDAEAAVEHGLRGDGVGLVNSSRGIIYAGEDRGKQFAKAAGQSAKQLKQRLNQYRDVE, from the coding sequence ATGGCTACTGCCTTCTTCGACCGGCTCGCCGACCGGATCGCTACCGTCGACAGCGTCGTCTCGGTCGGGCTTGACACCGACCCGACTCGCATTCCCGACCACCTCCAAGACAAAGATCTCCCGCAGTGGGCGTTCAATCGGCGAATCATCGACGCCACCCACGAACACGCCGCCTGCTACAAACCTAACGCCGCCTTCTACGAGTCAGCCGACGGCTGGCGCTCGCTGCGGGAGACGATTGCCTACGCCCACGGGAAAGATGTTCCCGTGCTTCTGGATGCCAAACGCGCCGATATCGGCAACACGACCCGGCAGTACGCCAAGGTTTTAGAGGAGGTCGACGCGATCACGGTCAACCCCTACATGGGGCGGGACTCGCTGCAGCCGTTTTTGGATCGCGCCGACAAGGGCGTGTTCATTCTCTGTCGGACCTCGAACCCCGGCCGAGAAGATCTGCAGGATCTGGAACTCGACTCCGGGGAAGCTCTTTATAAACGGGTCGCCGCACTCGCCGATCTCTGGAACACCCACGGCAACGTCGGCCTCGTCGTCGGCGCGACCGGCCCCGACGAACTCGAAACGATCCGCCAGTCGGTGCCCGACCTGCCGTTCCTCGTGCCGGGCGTCGGTGCGCAGGGTGGCGATGCCGAGGCCGCCGTCGAGCATGGGCTCCGAGGTGACGGTGTCGGCCTCGTCAACTCCTCGCGAGGGATTATTTATGCCGGCGAGGATCGGGGCAAGCAGTTCGCCAAGGCGGCTGGTCAGTCGGCCAAACAGCTCAAACAGCGGCTGAACCAGTACCGAGACGTCGAGTAG
- a CDS encoding response regulator yields MKDSVRILHVDDESSFLDLTAEFLSQEDDRFEITTETSPADGLDRLADEAFDCVVSDYQMPSTTGIEFLEAVRESYPSLPFILFTGEGSEKVASDAISSGATDYLQKQTGTEQYQLLANRITNAVESYQTQRELEQYQLLVEAVGDPMYILDSEGSVTLANEALAEMLGCDREIAHRMHADDFLVEGGYRTESDRLDEILVDPTVDWSTYEACVETTDGTEIPTEINIAPVASGTDSYAASVGVVRDISARKRRERRLEALHTTTRTLIDATSFEEIVDIGLSAAEDVLELELASFYAPPAENADLLVPIASTEQTEQLFGTIPSMEREEGLIWQVYETGEEIFRADIRDHPEAYNAETPIRSELILPAGDHGVFIASATTVDGFNTTDKKLAHVLVATLTRALESGETREN; encoded by the coding sequence ATGAAGGACTCGGTTCGAATCCTCCACGTCGACGACGAGTCGTCATTTTTGGATCTCACTGCGGAGTTCCTCTCTCAGGAAGACGACCGCTTCGAGATCACAACCGAGACGAGTCCGGCCGATGGGCTCGACCGGCTTGCAGACGAGGCGTTCGACTGTGTCGTGAGCGACTACCAGATGCCGTCGACGACGGGAATCGAGTTTCTCGAAGCCGTTCGGGAGTCGTATCCCTCGCTCCCATTTATTTTGTTTACCGGCGAGGGCTCCGAAAAAGTCGCCAGCGACGCGATCTCGTCGGGTGCGACCGACTATCTCCAGAAACAGACCGGCACCGAGCAGTACCAACTGCTTGCCAACCGCATCACCAACGCCGTCGAAAGCTACCAAACCCAGCGGGAACTCGAACAGTACCAGTTGCTGGTTGAGGCGGTCGGCGACCCGATGTATATTCTCGACAGCGAGGGATCGGTCACCCTTGCCAACGAGGCTCTAGCCGAGATGCTCGGCTGTGATCGGGAGATCGCACACCGGATGCATGCTGATGACTTTTTAGTAGAGGGTGGCTACCGGACCGAGAGCGACCGGTTGGACGAGATTCTGGTCGATCCGACCGTCGACTGGTCGACCTACGAGGCGTGTGTCGAAACAACCGATGGAACGGAGATCCCGACCGAAATCAATATCGCTCCCGTGGCCAGTGGGACCGACAGCTACGCGGCAAGCGTCGGGGTTGTGCGGGATATTTCCGCCCGAAAACGGCGGGAACGCCGGCTCGAAGCACTCCATACGACGACCAGAACGCTGATCGACGCCACCAGCTTCGAGGAGATCGTCGATATCGGTCTTTCAGCCGCCGAGGACGTCCTAGAACTGGAGCTTGCGTCGTTTTATGCACCGCCGGCCGAAAACGCGGATCTGCTCGTTCCGATAGCGTCGACCGAACAGACCGAACAGCTGTTTGGGACGATTCCATCGATGGAACGTGAAGAGGGGTTGATATGGCAGGTGTACGAAACGGGCGAAGAGATATTCCGGGCCGATATCCGTGATCATCCGGAGGCGTACAATGCTGAAACGCCCATCCGAAGTGAACTCATACTCCCGGCCGGAGATCATGGTGTCTTCATCGCCTCGGCGACCACTGTTGATGGATTCAATACAACTGACAAGAAGTTAGCACACGTGTTGGTTGCGACGCTCACGCGCGCACTCGAAAGCGGAGAGACTCGTGAGAACTGA
- the trmB gene encoding HTH-type sugar sensing transcriptional regulator TrmB, with protein sequence MADDLRQTLDAVGDRFNLGDYEIDAYLAVLEHGQLTASEIADRTDIPQPRVYDTVRSLSDRQLVELRESRPMQVVAIDPEDAFGEIQSSFTEMVDELTARYTAPTRETEAVSLVKSRSTIIRHLRECIESAEFELALSLTPELLTQFAEDLQRQIANGVSIDLLLTPATAAPDPETFDYLSVATTVRARRGITTPVLAVADGEHSVYATQDALRDDQDRYGVIFNRSALGFLISGFFGTVLWTTAETLAVNGTERPFPRRYASIRRAVKDIRELGGDFYATVEGRDIETGEPRICAGKIVDLAFQDSEEIAALTVDTESGPVEIGGLVAALEDVEGQEIHIGRESPPEI encoded by the coding sequence ATGGCAGATGACCTCCGACAGACGCTGGATGCGGTCGGCGACCGGTTTAATTTGGGCGACTACGAGATCGATGCCTATCTGGCCGTCTTGGAACACGGCCAGCTCACTGCCAGTGAGATCGCTGACCGAACCGACATCCCACAGCCACGAGTGTACGACACCGTGCGGAGCCTTTCCGACAGACAGCTCGTCGAACTCCGGGAGTCGCGACCGATGCAGGTTGTCGCCATCGATCCCGAAGACGCCTTCGGTGAGATCCAGTCGTCGTTCACCGAGATGGTCGACGAACTCACCGCCCGCTATACGGCTCCGACGCGGGAAACGGAGGCCGTGTCGCTGGTGAAATCCCGGTCGACGATCATCCGACATCTCCGGGAGTGTATCGAGTCGGCGGAGTTCGAACTCGCCCTGTCGCTGACCCCGGAGCTACTGACGCAGTTCGCCGAGGACCTCCAGCGACAGATCGCAAACGGTGTCAGCATCGACCTGCTGCTCACCCCGGCCACCGCGGCCCCCGATCCCGAGACGTTCGACTACCTTTCGGTCGCAACCACGGTTCGGGCCCGTCGCGGCATCACGACACCCGTATTGGCGGTTGCCGATGGCGAACACTCGGTGTATGCGACCCAAGACGCCCTCCGAGACGATCAGGACCGGTACGGCGTGATTTTCAACCGTTCGGCGCTCGGCTTCCTGATCTCGGGGTTCTTTGGCACGGTGCTGTGGACCACCGCAGAAACACTCGCCGTCAACGGGACGGAACGACCCTTCCCCCGCCGGTATGCATCGATCCGCCGAGCGGTCAAAGACATCCGAGAACTCGGCGGCGATTTCTACGCCACCGTCGAGGGTCGGGACATCGAAACCGGCGAGCCACGCATCTGCGCCGGCAAGATCGTCGACCTCGCCTTCCAAGACTCCGAGGAGATCGCCGCACTGACCGTCGACACCGAGTCAGGGCCGGTCGAGATCGGTGGTCTCGTCGCCGCACTCGAAGACGTCGAGGGCCAAGAGATCCACATCGGCCGCGAAAGCCCACCCGAAATCTGA